Within Gloeocapsa sp. PCC 73106, the genomic segment CATTAACCGTTGGGAAACAGACAACACATTACCGAAGGATTCGGCAGTTCTCAAGCGATTAGCGAAGCTCAAAGAAATTAGAGATTTAGGATTAATGGTTTACACTCCAGAAGGACTTAAGGAATTTCTCTTTACCCCTCTACCCATTTTCGCCGGACAGTGCGCTCTTGATTTGCTTCAACTAGGCGATTACGAACCCATTGTGAGTGTATTAGCCTCTGACTTGGAAGGTATAGGCTTTTAATTGATGTCCCTTCAAGATTATATTCGACCCTGGAGTGGATATGCAGTTCGACACATACCAGACCGCCCCGAACAACCTTACGATATCTATAATTTTAGCTACTGTGGAGTAAGTAACGAAAACCGCTGGAATATTGCAGGAGAACCAACTTTGTATCTAGCTAAAGAAAAGGATATAGCTTTAGCAGAATATGCGAGACACTTTCGGGTTGATCGCACTCCCAGCTTAGCGGCTAAAACCTACCGTCGCCTCGTCTACCGTTTTGAGGTTAGGTTGAATTGCGTCCTAGATTTGACGAAGGCTGAGGTTTGGCAAGAACTCTCTTTAGAAGATGCTCCCGAATGCTTCGCTGAAAAAACGATTGCCAGAGCTACCGCTAATTTTATCCGCAATACTACCACTATTCAAGCAATTATCGTTCCCTCTCTTGCCTTTTTAGATAATCTAGAGCAATGGTGTTTGGTGCTGTTTTTAGAAAAATTACCTAGAGATACCCGCGAATTTCTGCCTTCTGTTGTTGCAGATGGAGTCTTTCAAATTTCCTAAAGATTGTCTACGATTCTCTCTACTCTTTGTACTTATCCCTTAGAACCTAGATAAAGCGCAGCGACTTTAGGATCGCTAAGTAATTCTGAACCGGGACCACAAAAGCGATCGCGTCCACTTTCTAATACATAGCCGCGATCAGCCATCGATAAGGCTTTTTTAGCATTTTGCTCTACTAAAACAACCGCTTTCCCCTGTTGATTAATGCGTTTAATTTGGGCAAACACCTCATTTACTAACAGCGGTGATAAAGCCGCGGAGGGTTCATCTAGAAGCAATAAATCCGGGTCAAGCATGAGCGCTCTTCCCATAGCCAACATTTGACGCTCTCCCCCAGATAGAGTCCCTGCCGCTTGACGTCGTCGCTCAGCTAGAATAGGGAAGATATTATATACAGAATTTTTTAACTCCTTCAGAGGACCTTTACGAATATAAGCGCCCATTTCCAGGTTTTCTTCTATTGAAAGAGAAGGGAAAACATTAGCGGTTTGGGGTACATAACACATCCCTCTAGTCACTATCTGATTAGATTTTAGTCCTGCAATACTTTTGCCTTTGTAGATAATTTTGCCTCGATTTGGTTTGAGTAGTCCAAAAATAGCCTTAGCTAGGGTAGATTTTCCTGCGCCATTGGGACCAATCACAGCTACTAATTCTCCCGGAGCTATGCTGAAGTTTACTCCTTGAAGTATGTTAAGATCGCTAATATACCCTGCGTAAACCTCTTGAACTGTCAATAAATCGGTCATGGTTATTGAGGAGTTTTTTGTAAGTCGGGGCGCTCTTCAGCAACGATCGCTCCTGTCACAGGACATACTTGCAGACAAATACCACAGTCGATACAGGTAGCAAAGTCAATCCAGTACCAATCTGTACCTTTAATATTTTTACCAGGTCCTGGATGAATACAAGCTACGGGACAAGCGTCTACGCAATCGGCGATTCCTTCACAAGTTTCTGTAACAATTGTATGAGCCACTTTAATTTTTACCCACTTAACATAAGTTTACAAGCATTCTATCTTGACTGTTCCCTCTGGATCAACCCAAGCTAGGTAACGCACGTGACAATCATGAGCGTAAGCTCTAATCGTCTGGGGATCACGACCTCCTAGGTCTAATTCTACTCTAACTAAGTGTTTAGAATCTCTCAGTTTCTGGGCGTAGAGTAAAGCGGAGATGACCGCGTCAGTGTGAAGAGGAATCACCAGCCAATCTAGGGGTGGGGTTTGTTGAGGTAATTTAGATGACGAAAGCAGACAAGCGTGTAAAGCTTCTATATTCAAAGCGAACCCAATACCGGGGGAGCTTTTGCTTTGGGGGTGGTATAGTTTTAATAACTGATCATATCTTCCTCCCTGTCCCAGGATTTGCCATTGATGATTAGTGTTGCTGACAATTTTGAAGCTAATGCCAGTATAGTAGTCGATAGTTTGTAATAAGCTTAAGTCTAGAAGCAGGGGAATAGAAGCGGTTTGAGCGACTAAACTAGTTAGGGATTTGAGGTTGTTGACGATTGCTTGAGCGGCTTGCGTTAATTCTACGGTTTCTAGTTTAGCTAAGACTTGTTCCGGTTCTCCTCGCAGGTCGAAGATAAGTAAGGCTCTCTTTCGTTCCTCTGCGT encodes:
- a CDS encoding helix-turn-helix domain-containing protein, with product MPTLKESNKKLSPVEIRKGLGLSQERLSRLLGVSSKSINRWETDNTLPKDSAVLKRLAKLKEIRDLGLMVYTPEGLKEFLFTPLPIFAGQCALDLLQLGDYEPIVSVLASDLEGIGF
- a CDS encoding ATP phosphoribosyltransferase regulatory subunit; this encodes MIHQPPAGARDLLPLEVAQKSWINDRLQEIFSRWGYQRIVTSTLEWVETLIAGGAIEPDSVIQLQHQREAPLGLRPELTASIARAAVTRMAGSTYPQRLCYRANIFRNPPPGYHGRQLEFYQAGVELLFAGGILADAEILLLATDCLEKIGIDQWQLILGEVGLTRSLLEVFPDPLRQQVHNCIACLDRVALERLPLNAEERKRALLIFDLRGEPEQVLAKLETVELTQAAQAIVNNLKSLTSLVAQTASIPLLLDLSLLQTIDYYTGISFKIVSNTNHQWQILGQGGRYDQLLKLYHPQSKSSPGIGFALNIEALHACLLSSSKLPQQTPPLDWLVIPLHTDAVISALLYAQKLRDSKHLVRVELDLGGRDPQTIRAYAHDCHVRYLAWVDPEGTVKIECL
- a CDS encoding RES domain-containing protein produces the protein MSLQDYIRPWSGYAVRHIPDRPEQPYDIYNFSYCGVSNENRWNIAGEPTLYLAKEKDIALAEYARHFRVDRTPSLAAKTYRRLVYRFEVRLNCVLDLTKAEVWQELSLEDAPECFAEKTIARATANFIRNTTTIQAIIVPSLAFLDNLEQWCLVLFLEKLPRDTREFLPSVVADGVFQIS
- a CDS encoding ferredoxin family protein; this encodes MAHTIVTETCEGIADCVDACPVACIHPGPGKNIKGTDWYWIDFATCIDCGICLQVCPVTGAIVAEERPDLQKTPQ
- a CDS encoding ABC transporter ATP-binding protein, with the translated sequence MTDLLTVQEVYAGYISDLNILQGVNFSIAPGELVAVIGPNGAGKSTLAKAIFGLLKPNRGKIIYKGKSIAGLKSNQIVTRGMCYVPQTANVFPSLSIEENLEMGAYIRKGPLKELKNSVYNIFPILAERRRQAAGTLSGGERQMLAMGRALMLDPDLLLLDEPSAALSPLLVNEVFAQIKRINQQGKAVVLVEQNAKKALSMADRGYVLESGRDRFCGPGSELLSDPKVAALYLGSKG